The following DNA comes from Gordonia zhaorongruii.
ACCGCAAGGGCCTGGATCCTAACGAGGTCGTCGATGAGACGCTGCAGCTCGCAGAGGGATTCAAGCACCGGATCTCCGACACGCGGCTCGAGCTCAACAAAGCACTCGAGCGCGGCGAGACGATCCTGCTCGAAGGCTCGCAGGGCACACTGCTCGACGTCGACCACGGCACGTACCCGTACGTGACGTCGTCCAACCCGACCTCGGGCGGCGCGTCCGTCGGTGCGGGTATCGGTCCCGGCCGGATCACCACCGTTCTCGGCATCCTGAAGGCGTACACGACGCGTGTCGGCGAAGGTCCGTTCCCGACGGAGCTCTTCGACGACTCCGGCGAGTACCTGGCCAAGACCGGCGGTGAGGTCGGTGTCACCACCGGCCGCTCACGTCGCACCGGCTGGTTCGACGCGGTGATCGCCCGATACGCGACCCGGGTGAACGGCATCACCGATTACTTCCTCACGAAGCTCGACGTGCTGTCGAGTCTGGAGGAGGTTCCGATCTGCGTCGCATACGAGGTCGACGGCAAGCGTTTCGACGACATGCCGATGACCCAGACCGACTTCCATCACGCCAAGCCCGTCTACGAGACGATGCCCGGCTGGTGGGAGGACATCTCCGCATGTCGGACCTTCGAGGAACTGCCGAAGAACGCGCAGAACTACATCCTGCGGCTCGAGGAGCTCTCCGGTGCGCACATCTCGTGCATCGGCGTGGGTCCGGGACGCGACGAGACGATCGTTCGCCGCGAGATCGTGTGACGCGGGTAGTCGGGGGTTAGCCGGACATGGAGCTGCCGAGCCTGAATCGGGACTACGGCTCCGTCATGCTGGGGTCCGTTGATCAAACGCCTCGTCAGCAACGCATCCGTATTCAGGTCCTGCTGACGGGCGCTGTCGTCACGGCGAACGTCATCGGCATCCTGATCGCCGTCGGGCTCGGTGCGGTCGGCATCCCCGAGCCGTCAACGCTCCGATGGGACTTGGCGTACGTCAATTTCATCGCCGTCCCTGTCTACATCCTGGTTGCTCTGATCATCGGCGTCGTCTTCGGGACCGCGTCGACCGTCAAGGCGCTGCGGTGGTCGATAAACGACGAGATCCCCAGCCGGGAGGACGCTCGCCGATCGGTGCGTGCGGTGCGCCGCCTCGTGTGGATGCAGGGGCTGCTCTGGGTGGGCGGCGCTGCCGTCCTCGGTCTCTGTTACGGACTCGTCGATCCCGATCTCATCATGAAGACCGTGTTCATCGTCCTGATGTGCGCGACGGTCGTGGTCGCGATCGCCAGGCTCTACACCGAGATCCTGCTGCGTCCCGTATGGGCGCAGATCCTGCAGGCCGGCCTCGGACTGCGAGGTAGCTCGGTGCGCTCGCGCGCCATCAACTCGTGGCTCATCGGGACCGGCATTCCGCT
Coding sequences within:
- a CDS encoding adenylosuccinate synthase is translated as MAAIVLIGAQWGDEGKGKATDLLGGKLQWVVRYQGGNNAGHTVVLPNGESFALHLIPSGILTPGVNNVIGNGVVVDPSVLLNELQGLEDRDVNTERLLLSADAHLLMPYHVAIDKVTERFLGNSKIGTTGRGIGPCYQDKIARVGVRVADVLDEKILAQKVEAALEVKNQILTKIYNRKGLDPNEVVDETLQLAEGFKHRISDTRLELNKALERGETILLEGSQGTLLDVDHGTYPYVTSSNPTSGGASVGAGIGPGRITTVLGILKAYTTRVGEGPFPTELFDDSGEYLAKTGGEVGVTTGRSRRTGWFDAVIARYATRVNGITDYFLTKLDVLSSLEEVPICVAYEVDGKRFDDMPMTQTDFHHAKPVYETMPGWWEDISACRTFEELPKNAQNYILRLEELSGAHISCIGVGPGRDETIVRREIV